In Oryza sativa Japonica Group chromosome 2, ASM3414082v1, the following are encoded in one genomic region:
- the LOC4330353 gene encoding uncharacterized protein At4g15970, with product MARPLPNQTVARTSATSLRHFPGHSKPSLPLSAPALRKAAAALLLAAAVALPCAVLYRAAVLDAVQPVQVGWDRGPWWERGQPPPAVVVPEEDGDVDPAAADDLDSDDLKLEQVLQEASMDNKTIILTTLNAAWASSGSVIDLFIDSFRRGVRTSSLLRHLVIITFDWKAYKRCMKIHAYCFALATENVDFSQEKRFLTAGYLDMMWKRLDFLRLVLEKGYSFIFSDADITWFRNPFPHFYPDGDFQIACDHYVGNATDLGNIANGGFNYVRSNNQSIEFYKFWYSSRLRYPGYHDQDVFNFIKHDPYITDIGLKIKFLSTTYFGGICEPSRDLNKVCTMHANCCIGLQSKLHDLRVIMEDWRNYMSMPPSLKRFGALSWGVPQNCSLSLLNQ from the exons aTGGCGAGGCCGTTGCCGAACCAGACCGTGGCACGGACGTCCGCCACCTCCCTCCGTCACTTCCCTGGGCACTCGAAGCCGTCGCTGCCGCTGTCCGCGCCGGCTCTCCGGaaagccgcggcggcgctcctgctcgcggcggccgtggcgctgCCCTGTGCCGTGCTGTACCGCGCCGCGGTGTTGGACGCGGTCCAACCGGTGCAGGTGGGATGGGATCGCGGGCCGTGGTGGGAGCGGGGCCAGCCGCCCCCTGCTGTTGTGGTCcccgaggaggacggcgacgtcGATCCCGCTGCGGCCGACGATCTG GACAGTGACGACCTCAAACTTGAGCAAGTTCTGCAGGAGGCCTCCATGGATAATAAGACCATTATATTGACAACACTGAATGCTGCATGGGCTTCTTCAGGCTCGGTCATTGATCTTTTTATCGACAGTTTTCGCCGTGGTGTTAGGACTAGCTCACTTTTGAGACATCTTGTGATAATAACATTTGATTGGAAGGCTTACAAAAGGTGTATGAAGATCCACGCATACTGCTTTGCTCTTGCAACCGAGAATGTGGATTTTTCTCAAGAGAAGAGGTTTCTGACTGCTGGTTATCTGGACATGATGTGGAAAAGGCTGGATTTCTTGCGGCTAGTTCTTGAAAAAGGTTACAGCTTCATTTTCTCG GATGCAGACATCACGTGGTTCCGCAATCCTTTTCCTCATTTCTATCCTGATGGAGATTTTCAGATTGCATGTGATCACTATGTAGGCAATGCAACTGATTTGGGGAACATAGCAAACGGGGGATTTAACTATGTGAGGTCAAACAATCAAAGTATAGAATTCTACAAGTTTTGGTATTCTTCGCGACTGAGATATCCTGGCTATCATGATCAGGATGTATTTAATTTTATAAAGCATGATCCTTACATTACAGATATTGGACTGAAAATTAAGTTCCTAAGCACTACATACTTTGGTGGCATTTGTGAACCCAGCAGAGATTTAAACAAGGTTTGCACTATGCATGCAAACTGTTGCATTGGATTACAGAGCAAACTTCATGATCTAAGAGTCATAATGGAAGACTGGAGGAATTATATGTCTATGCCACCAAGCTTAAAAAGATTTGGGGCATTGTCATGGGGGGTACCACAAAATTGCAG TCTTTCATTGCTTAACCAGTGA
- the LOC4330354 gene encoding aspartate--tRNA ligase 2, cytoplasmic, translated as MSSEPPPDAAAAAASSAGDLAADLSSATISKKQLKKDARKAEKAEKASQRQQQQQPQADADDPFAANYGDVPVEEIQSKTISGRVWTEIGGLDEAAAGRSVLIRGAAQAIRPVSKKMAFVVLRESMSTVQCVLVASADAGVSTQMVRFATSLSKESIVDVEGVVSLPKEPLKATTQQVEIQVRKIYCINRAIPTLPINLEDASRSEAEIEKAEQAGEKLVRVGQDTRLNYRAIDLRTPANQAIFRIQCQVENKFREYFLSKNFVGIHSPKLIAGSSEGGAAVFKLQYNGQPACLAQSPQLYKQMAICGGFERVFEVGPVFRAENSNTHRHLCEFVGLDAEMEIKEHYFEVCDIIDGLFVAIFKHLNENCKKELETINRQYPFEPLKYLEKTLKLTYEEGIQMLKEAGTEIEPMGDLNTEAEKKLGRLVKEKYGTEFFILYRYPLAVRPFYTMPCYDNPAYSNSFDVFIRGEEIISGAQRIHLPELLTKRATECGIDASTISSYIESFSYGAPPHGGFGVGLERVVMLFCALNNIRKTSLFPRDPQRLVP; from the exons ATGTCGTCGGAGCCTCCacccgatgccgccgccgccgccgcctcctccgcgggGGATCTCGCGGCCGATCTCTCCTCCGCCACCATCAGCAAGAAGCAGCTCAAGAAGGATGCGAGGAAGGCGGAGAAGGCCGAGAAGGCGTCGcagcgccagcagcagcagcagccgcaggccgacgccgacgaccccTTCGCGGCCAACTACGGCGACGTCCCCGTCGAGGAGATCCAGTCCAAGACCATCTCCGGCCGCGTGTGGACCGAGATCGGCGGCCtcgacgaggccgccgccggccgctccgTCCTCATCCGCGGCGCCGCGCAGGCGATCCGGCCCGTCAGCAAGAAGATGGCCTTCGTTGTGCTGCGCGAGAGCATGAGCACCGTCCAGTGCGTGCTCGTCGCCAGCGCCGACGCAGGGGTCAGCACCCAGATGGTGCGCTTCGCCACCTCCCTCAGCAAGGAATCAATCgtcgacgtcgagggcgtcgtcTCCCTCCCCAAGGAGCCCCTCAAGGCCACCACGCAGCAG GTGGAGATTCAGGTGAGGAAGATCTATTGCATCAATAGGGCGATCCCCACCCTTCCAATCAACCTTGAGGATGCCTCACGGAGTGAGGCTGAAATTGAAAAGGCTGAACAA GCTGGAGAGAAGCTAGTTCGTGTGGGCCAAGATACTCGCTTGAACTATAGAGCTATTGATCTCCGGACACCTGCAAATCAAGCAATATTCAGAATTCAATGTCAAGTTGAGAAC AAATTCAGGGAATATTTTCTGTCGAAAAATTTTGTTGGGATTCACAGCCCAAAGCTAATTGCTGGATCCAGCGAAGGTGGTGCAGCTGTATTCAAGCTACAGTACAATGGACAGCCAGCATGTTTAGCACAGTCTCCTCAGTTGTATAAGCAGATGGCTATTTGTGGTGGGTTTGAACGTGTATTTGAGGTTGGACCTGTTTTTAGAGCTGAGAATTCAAACACTCACAGGCATCTGTGTGAGTTTGTTGGCCTTGATGCTGAGATGGAGATTAAGGAACATTATTTTGAG GTTTGCGACATAATAGATGGTTTGTTTGTAGCAATATTTAAACACTTGAATGAAAATTGCAAGAAAGAACTAGAGACAATAAACAGGCAATATCCATTTGAACCTCTGAAG TATTTAGAGAAAACTTTGAAGCTCACGTATGAAGAAGGAATTCAAATGCTGAAG GAAGCTGGAACAGAAATCGAACCCATGGGTGACCTCAACACTGAAGCTGAGAAAAAACTAGGCCGGCTTGTTAAGGAGAA GTATGGAACAGAATTTTTCATCCTCTATCGGTATCCTTTGGCTGTGCGTCCCTTCTACACCATGCCTTGTTATGACAACCCAGCTTACAGTAACTCTTTTGATGTCTTTATTCGAG GAGAGGAAATAATATCTGGAGCACAAAGAATACATTTACCAGAGCTATTGACGAAACGTGCAACAGAGTGTGGAATTGATGCGAGTACTATTTCATCATATATCGAATCGTTCAG CTATGGTGCACCTCCTCATGGTGGTTTTGGTGTCGGCCTGGAGAGGGTGGTAATGCTGTTCTGCGCCCTAAACAACATCAGGAAGACATCACTTTTCCCTCGCGATCCACAAAGGCTGGTGCCATAA
- the LOC4330355 gene encoding F-box protein SKIP31 isoform X2 has protein sequence MDGLPAELCIKIFHLLDHQSLASAPQVCRKWNTLTSDDELWRRLFKDRWGADAAAFYAPEGSRSWKDVFIVQDRCDRYGLGVRIIREGSDYYLIYQGEIQRYLGSRQHVSCDSKDAPAQSSEDEQRQISDRILFFLGDLEAACADAKRVKVRRP, from the exons ATGGATGGTCTGCCTGCGGAGCTGTGCATCAAGATCTTCCACCTCCTGGATCACCAATCTCTCGCCTCTGCTCCCCAAG TGTGCAGGAAGTGGAACACGTTGACCTCCGACGACGAGCTGTGGCGCAGGCTGTTCAAGGACAGGTGGGGAGCGGATGCTGCAGCGTTCTACGCGCCAGAGGGCTCCAGGTCATGGAAGGACGTCTTCATTGTGCAGGATCGATGCGACCGATATGGGCT GGGTGTCAGGATTATCAGAGAAGGAAGCGATTACTACCTGATTTACCAGGGTGAGATCCAGAGGTACTTGGGGTCGAGACAGCATGTGAGCTGCGATAGCAAGGACGCTCCTGCGCAGAGTAGCGAGGACGAGCAGCGGCAGATATCCGATCGGATCTTGTTCTTCCTTGGAGACCTGGAGGCTGCATGCGCAGATGCCAAACGTGTGAAGGTGCGACGACCGTGA
- the LOC4330355 gene encoding uncharacterized protein isoform X1, with protein sequence MLQRSTRQRAPGHGRTSSLCRIDATDMGCKLPSNSLAYHPARAVLLILACLLSRCPLIFRRGTHSVVHCNNVTLKYSYMNSEYCKLRLIDLSRGVRIIREGSDYYLIYQGEIQRYLGSRQHVSCDSKDAPAQSSEDEQRQISDRILFFLGDLEAACADAKRVKVRRP encoded by the coding sequence ATGCTGCAGCGTTCTACGCGCCAGAGGGCTCCAGGTCATGGAAGGACGTCTTCATTGTGCAGGATCGATGCGACCGATATGGGCTGTAAGTTGCCATCGAATTCACTCGCCTATCATCCCGCTCGAGCTGTACTTCTTATCTTGGCATGCCTACTGTCACGGTGTCCCCTGATATTCAGACGTGGCACACATTCTGTAGTACACTGCAACAATGTCACTCTGAAGTACTCCTATATGAACTCTGAATACTGTAAGTTACGCCTCATTGATCTTTCCAGGGGTGTCAGGATTATCAGAGAAGGAAGCGATTACTACCTGATTTACCAGGGTGAGATCCAGAGGTACTTGGGGTCGAGACAGCATGTGAGCTGCGATAGCAAGGACGCTCCTGCGCAGAGTAGCGAGGACGAGCAGCGGCAGATATCCGATCGGATCTTGTTCTTCCTTGGAGACCTGGAGGCTGCATGCGCAGATGCCAAACGTGTGAAGGTGCGACGACCGTGA